Proteins encoded within one genomic window of Paramisgurnus dabryanus chromosome 11, PD_genome_1.1, whole genome shotgun sequence:
- the foxp3b gene encoding forkhead box protein P3, whose translation MPQTDRESDNKVGGKEGKEQPTLKEECDESPVFNKCSLPREEHYSSERAGDEERMQFLQAVFQNSQVGQIRPSVLRSTAFLLQANESNPIAMSRRKDTDHNAKISVQAVESSAIQSEMESLTSLFVNGQCRWPGCDLLFPGYSLFLRHLNRDHNKGEKTIAQWRVQQDLVRHMENQLIQEKQRLHAMQIHLRLFECISTHTVVTPGWWRPLALNIPPMGEADGRTERANEAPVAQDYWHIPPPHLLPEFVSSVEYYKYANIRPPYTYAFLIRWSILEAPDKQRTLNEIYNWFTRMFFYFRYNAPTWKNAVRHNLSLHKCFVRVDGRTGAVWTVDEEEFQKRKGQKINTSSYVIPLSVNQQSTK comes from the exons ATGCCTCAAACTGATAGAGAGAGTGACAACAAAGTGGGTGGGAAAGAAGGTAAAGAACAGCCAACGCTAAAAGAAGAATGTGATGAATCTCCTGTGTTCAACAAATGTTCACTCCCGCGTGAGGAACACTATTCTTCTGAG AGAGCTGGTGATGAAGAACGGATGCAGTTTTTGCAGGCGGTGTTTCAGAATTCTCAAGTTGGCCAGATCAGACCTTCGGTTCTCCGCTCTACAGCTTTCCTACTTCAGG CAAATGAGAGCAATCCAATAGCCATGAGCAGAAGAAAAGACACAGATCACAATGCAAAAATTTCTGTCCAAGCTGTTGAATCTAG CGCCATCCAGTCAGAGATGGAGAGTTTGACTTCTCTTTTTGTAAATGGACAATGCCGTTGGCCTGGCTGTGATCTACTCTTTCCAGGGTATTCACTTTTTCTGAG ACACCTAAATAGAGACCACAACAAAGGAGAGAAAACAATTGCTCAATGGCGAGTTCAGCAAGACCTTGTGCGACACATGGAGAATCAG CTCATTCAGGAGAAGCAGAGACTTCACGCCATGCAGATCCACCTTCGACTGTTTGAGTGCATCTCAACGCATACT GTTGTAACTCCAGGCTGGTGGAGGCCACTGGCACTCAACATTCCCCCAATGGGTGAGGCAGATGGCAGGACAGAAAGAGCTAATGAAGCACCAGTAGCACAGGACTACTGGCACATACCCCCACCACACCTGCTGCCAG AGTTCGTCAGCAGTGTTGAATACTACAAATATGCCAATATACGACCTCCATATACGTACGCTTTTCTAATCAGATGG TCAATACTGGAAGCCCCAGATAAACAGAGGACGCTTAATGAGATATACAACTGGTTCACACGAATGTTCTTTTACTTTCGTTATAACGCTCCTACATGGAAG aaTGCTGTACGGCACAATCTCAGTCTTCATAAATGCTTTGTGCGGGTGGACGGGCGGACAGGGGCAGTTTGGACAGTGGATGAGGAAGAGTTTCAGAAGAGAAAAGGGCAGAAGATTAACACATCATCCTATGTTATTCCTTTATCTGTAAATCAACAAAGCACAAAATGA